AGCTGAACTGAATGTCTAATCATATTAGTAACCATGACAACTCATAACTGGCGGGAAACAAAGgaaacacaacaaacaacaaactaAAGCCAGGGACACacttaacaatatatatatatatatatatatatatatatatatatataaaatgtataaactataagtttattgcaaaatatgcatttataggcctatacaaatattttgtattttaagagCGTATAGGGAGACTCTGATGGCATATTTTTGTATCTTTGCTGTGTactgttgtgttgttttttatCGCTAACCTTGGagttccttttttttaaaaaaaaagctctggAGCAAATGCATGCATGAATACACTGCCTGGCACACCTTGATGTCACGGAGGTTATTTTGACAAATGTCAGCATGACATCAGAGCACGTCGAACCACATTCAGACACATTTCTTATCGGCATGCATCTTCTAGTGATTACCGGTGAGCGATTCTGTGTTGATTTTTCTAATCTCCAATGAGTCTTCAAGTTCCTTGAAGTGACCCTTACATAAGCCACTTACTGATAGCCTTATGGAAGAGCACTTGATGAAGAGGTTAAGTTGCTCACTTCGTATGGCATCCTTCTCACTGCAGTTcagtattaatgttactgtaatgTTATTGTAGTGTTTGCTTGCTCAAagctttattcatttttaaatgggctaatatatttattttgtgtcaaattatttacaaatgtggtgagtagccatgtaataataaatgtacCAGTCATTTgtcgtttttaaaaaataatcttctTTAACATGATACAGTACAATATGCGATAACAACTGGCTGACTGtatacaataaggttcattagttaactacattagttaacatgaactaataatgaactgcacttccacagcatttattcatctttattaatgttaatttcaacatttactaatacattattaaaatcttgtaagttaatgcactgtgaactaacatgaacaaacaatgaacaactgtattttcataactaacaataacaaagattagtaaatacagtaacaaatgtattgctcatggttagttcatgttagttaatacattaactaatgtttcactaatgaaccttattgtaaagtgttaccactgcATATTACATTAGGTagctttattttactttacttaAATGTAGCATTGTAAGTGTGTTACtgtaaatgatttatcattCCTTCTGACCAGTGTTGGAGGTAAtgtattacaagtaacttgagttatgtcagattactttttcaagtaactagtaaagtaacacattactttttcaaataagtaacccAAGTTACCTTTTCACAGtgattgacagctctcctgtccccatgttgagagaaataaagtgcagaggtgttgtgtgtgctgtgtgaacatgatggctATTGTAATTCTAGACaaaatgtgagcatttactcatctcactttcACAAAAACATTCGGTAActctttagattacagcccggaaagtactgcgtaattacaaAGAATATACAGCGTAACTTcagataattatagtgtacctataaagtaagtacgtgtaagtataggggaacaatatgtaaagtcttgggaataaaggggtaacaaccaggaaaataacaaattatttataggctactgtaagtattttagaactaatacttatactattatgatgGACAACAATCTTacaaggcaagtagaaagaactattgcaatcttttttaatacatggggaaatatacttttgtttcatgtagttacagggtaagtatgacattgcgggctgtaaattaaagtggtgcttgttacactcttatttcatgtagttacagggtaagtaattaaaaaaaatgcaaacaatctGACTCCGAAAAAATCGTGAACGTGAAACTTTCATGACGTTCTCGCGGGAGATTCACGTGAAACTCACGCGAGAACTGCCGTCTCTGTTattctgtcttgtttgtttttcattatcattatctggtattctgtgtattttgttgtgagcattaatatatatatttaaaaaaaactgacgGCATCCGACATCCGCGTGACTTTTCGCGTGAGTTTCTCGGCACGCTTATACGTCACGCTTCAAGTTTCGTCAAGCATGAACTCTCAACCCTCTCATGCACACGCAGGTGACAGTTGGTCGAAATATTGTaattcattacttttaaaagtaactttccccaacactgcttctGACAAACTGAAGATGATGTCTCATGCATTTTCCCCAaatgtgaatttatttaaacatgtgAATGAGTTCCAGTAATTATTGATTATAAAGAAATTGATTATGTAACAATTCTTCAttgacactttaaaaataataaagcataaatcAAAACGCTTTATTTGATCgacaacaaataaatgtaacaaaggAAAGACAGGAAAAACAagtttcattttcaattttctGTTAATGATAGTTGAGCTCCTCTGTTGGACATTTAAATGCATCTCTTGATGGATCCATCACTACAGATGACATACAGCCTTCCCAGATCAAAAGTCACATGCTTGTGGCCGTTGGGACACACAAGAAAACCTAACCAACCTGTGCCAATGGGATTCGATGAAGAGACACCAGTTCtaaaataaacaagaataaTGGTTTCTGCCAATGAAAATCATTCTCATATTTTACATCTGTTCAAATTTGACAGAACTTTGCTCACCTCTGCAGTAAAGACCCCTGAGTGTCAACAGCATAGACGCTGCCATCAGTTGCCACTTCAACCATGGACATACTTCCAGAAATTACATCAAAGAAACTCGCCCCTCCACAGTTAGTACCAGTTACAAACTGTAAAACACAAGAAGATACAGAAAACTCACAGATCACATCTGTTTTCAATCCCTTTACTGTGACAAGTAATGTTTTAAAGCTGCCTAGCATTAGATGATGCCTAATTCAGTGATGAACTGAACCTCTTTCTTCATACCTGATTAAGCTCTTAGTACTACCCTTACCCTTCTGATGAGGATATTCCCTGCAGAGTTCACTCCCCAACAGCTGTATGGGCCACAGCTGTAGTACTTCAGCTTTCCTGCAAGTTGTACCCAAGGGAAATTGCTGGATGGCCCGATGTTGTTAGCATCCTTATTTAAGCAGAAGACGTCATCTAGCGGAGTAACACCTACAATAATCTGGTCACCTCCAGCATCCACCTGTTTAAAAGTGACTGACAATAAAATATagagaatgaatgaaaaaaaaaaaatgtgtatcttaaaaaattatttattttttgttttattattattacttaccTGGAATCGAGCTGAATTTGCCACTCTGAAACTTAAAGACGCTGTTTGATAAATTCACTGCAAGTTCTCCAGCAGGTCCAACCGTAAAGTGCTTCATTGTTACATTTATCCTTGTAAAACCATTCCCCAGCAACAGGAACACTTCATTGTCATTGTTCACCCCACCCACTACCCCTATCCCAGCATCAATCTGCTTCAGGTTGCCAGGAATCCCTTCACACTCCAAAGCTATAGggaaattataatacattttcagttATTCTACAAATGTTATTACTATATGTTTATGAAtccttaaaaacacattcatactGTAGTTTACCTAGAGTATCGAGGAACAGGCAGCTAAAGAGTAGCAGGATGCACTGACAAGCTTTCATTGTTCCACAACACTTTTTGTtcctaaaaagaaaagaaatagtCTGAACTTGCACTGATTAACCTTTTTTTTAGAGTCAAAatgtttatctgtgttcttAAACTCCATATCAcataaataaagttatattCAAAGTCTAGTTTATACTAAGAAACTGAGATGGCAACTCTAACAACCAATATTACAGTTATTATGTTGTTGCATTATTAAAGTAAGCCAACCTTCTCTTGTGTCAGTGGATTCAGCAATCAATGTGATTCTCCTGTTCTCACACTACAGGTGCGGCCACAATGTTTGGAGATTCTGTTGAGAGTTAGCTTATATAGCAGCACTGTATTTCCTGATTCTGCCAGGGCAACTGTAGGTAGGTGGAGGGAGAATTTGGGCAGAAGATTTATGAGGAAGAATCTGTTCTTAACAAGTACAGTTTCTTGGCTCTACGCATGCACCCATGACCCGTAAGTCCACATGCCATGGTCTTGATCTGGATTTTCCCCCATTGAGTGATAAGTTTAGACATTCTTCTTTGAATGTCACGTTATGTCTTTGATTTTGTTgtcaagacaagaccaagatcAGTCTATTTTTCACCTTGCTTTGATTTTTAACGCCAGTCATGAAAATTGCTCAATAATCATTGTCTGTCAGCGTATAGCAAAAGGGGTCAAgttaaaactttatttcattttagtgtCACAGCATACAGTAATTGAAGACTTCAAAtacaaaagcctctaagtgccatctgaaattttcttctaaaatgagcatttttatcaagctcgtatgtttaggttcagtaatttcactttaatggcaattaataggtccttttcattgccattaaagtgaaataactgaacataaacatacaagcttgataaaaatgctcattttataagaaaatttcagatggcacttagaggcttttgcatctgaagtcttcaattGTTCCCCAAGGTGCGGAATCCTTATTTAAGCTTTGACCTCTTGACCTGCAGTACCTggtacatccaaaataaataaccattaaaaataaaaaaaagcaaagttaTTTGCAAATGTAGGGACAAAGTATCTGGTGACtgtagaaaaaacaaaacaaaaagtgaaaGCACAAAGAAGCAATC
The Ctenopharyngodon idella isolate HZGC_01 chromosome 4, HZGC01, whole genome shotgun sequence genome window above contains:
- the LOC127510949 gene encoding fish-egg lectin-like: MKACQCILLLFSCLFLDTLALECEGIPGNLKQIDAGIGVVGGVNNDNEVFLLLGNGFTRINVTMKHFTVGPAGELAVNLSNSVFKFQSGKFSSIPVTFKQVDAGGDQIIVGVTPLDDVFCLNKDANNIGPSSNFPWVQLAGKLKYYSCGPYSCWGVNSAGNILIRRFVTGTNCGGASFFDVISGSMSMVEVATDGSVYAVDTQGSLLQRTGVSSSNPIGTGWLGFLVCPNGHKHVTFDLGRLYVICSDGSIKRCI